One Vicia villosa cultivar HV-30 ecotype Madison, WI linkage group LG5, Vvil1.0, whole genome shotgun sequence genomic window, catgtgagggaCCAAATTGtagagaactcaatttccttcaaaattagctttggatggaaaatttatgatgttccatgtgggagttatggctggtcaaagttcagttgactttctcctatgaaaaccctaatttagaaacttttgaatttgttgatttctgatctttccttgatgaaccatgatcaaatggcgaatgatacttcaaaataaggatgttgacaaaaaatcaggagttttgactgtactttgaccacagttgatttttaggtcaaatcagtcgactgttgactttctgagcaattgagtgatcaatcttttgaattgggccctgaattttgtcatggaggtagtttggcgtatcatagaccatatgagatgccttggagtttttgatccattgatttttcctcagaacaacaaaaccctagttccttgaaCCTTGTTTAGGAGGGGTGTCTTAGAGCCATGTGCCTtgactttgaatttgaataggagaaatagtataggcaaattttggggtatgacagaacccTAGGTCACACTTGACTACTTCTTCTACATTATCTTCTCTTATCACCTCCCTTGATGTTTGTCTTTCCAATCGATCGGTCACTACCACCGCCAAACCAACTAAGGAATACCCTCTCAAAAATCTAGACACCtcctcactcaacccagagttgacggttatcttttgttttttcccactcaacccagagttgacggctattCCTTGTTGATTTCTCTTCCCcctctcaacctagagttgacggttatcttttattcaacccagattTGATCcttctcccactcaacccagagttgatggttatctttttactcaacccagagttgatgttcagtTCATTTCTtcttcccgctcaacccagagttgacggtcatttcttattgatttccctttcccactcaacccagagttgacggtcgtcttttgtcttttcccactcaacccagagttgacggttatttctaattgttcatctgtTCGTCTTCAACCCATGGTCATTATCCAAATCTTTGTTCAACTCAGAGTTGATTTCCTTGCTTtatttctcaacccagagttgatgcctatctTGTCCCATTAATACTGATGTCACTTTccgttctcaatccagaattgtgatcgcgactttacgtgtctataaatctgataactgcaagtgcacagtcgtgtcgtgtagttttaaaagatatcgaatccacagggactatgaatcgatctaccgttatctaaggttactatgtaaagctaggagtactaaaatttcgattgttcctaagggaaagtgattgtgagaaaataaaaaataataataaaagacaggtatcagtatgtatttcgtttaactaaaggtaatccgaaggtccattggcttttgcataattaaattaaaaatctttactaattccattgattaaaaatcctcgtctcaaactttcgctctgttgattcagactactatcttaatcctaatgtacgcttttgccatcccattagattttagaagagctttttggaaacaatgtaattaataaaatgcctattttacgaggttgttatctatttaaatctcctaatctcaaactttcgctctgttgactcggagcaagctaataaccctaacgtacgctttcgccatcccgctcgagtgtaaaaacaatttttgaaaataaataagttccaattagttttaatacgctttcgccatccttaaaattaatgtcctatgtctactatctggttaaagatctcaaactttcgctctattgattttaacctttgaccgtcctaacccctcaaactttcgctctattggttttaagacttactaattaaattagacatataaaccaaaaataagtgataattaataaaacataattaagccaatttatttcggatccctacggttaacttactttacataccgacacctttagtaatttagccagacatattaatacgattaaacatgcataaatcggttcggttcataataataagcatattaaatggcatataatatatcatgcaaacaaatatgaataaggcggtaaataaaaacctgaattaaataaatggtaactggatcttcaagtactgaacttccaccacaggttggctggatcgttcttcggaatttaaatggcagaaaataaaaacaaggaaataaaagcgataaatctaacgtaaggctagatctacgaaaagttcacaacaatttccagtgtagaaatcgttgtgagaaaataaacggttgaatgaaagcagaataaagaaaagcggttcgcggtacaatttcggcagcacttcgttggcaggaaatcggaccctttggaagtgagatagcaggtcctatttataggagaggttttgctgtgacgttgcgtgaaaagaggaactttttgcagactgggtgtggagacgtgcgtctccgtttcttcaggaggcagcttgactgacttgagacgtgcgtctcaagtggagaagatgtaggaacatggagacgtgcgtctccctttgctgacgtggcatagaggacgtggagacgtgcgtctccacttgctgggcaggtttgggccacgcgcctttggttccatggtgggctgaatatctcttttgggccttttgggtcctaattgcacccctctttcgcttcagcactcctttttcgtcttttaggcataaatatcggtcatttaagctctattttctttccttttcgcaaatagtcgtaattgaagtgtaaaacctgaaacaaagcaaatactcgcgtaatatcataataaattaacataataaacggaaaatgctataaatatctatggattttaagctaaatatacgatataaaatcgtgttatcaaattcccccagacttgaacctttgcttgtcctcaagaaaaataataagataaagataaatgaaacacacttccaccacgtcgttcggtcatactcagctacatagtgttcttatttgaaaataatgataatgatcctggcaataaacttatagtaacaacactaaacaactcccagtatgcataccaatccgaatcatgccattatagctcgacctttttgactcgtcatcatgtttcacccttttcattcgcgcgcagtcacattaagcccattatcttgacacgcacatagcagagtagtcggttagtgactatgatccttctcatggagttctggcacaatatgtggtatactccttagcattcacttgtagattgtggggaatcggacaatagtccttcctaccaagttcagtaccagatgacttctgaaccaatcgacaatgagtttttaaattctttgtatttgagatttgcgaccgttaggttaaatgatcttgtgaggatcaccttacttagtaggcacatttcttcttatggttaagcacataattattattatgaggatcatacacttatattcatcgactctctgcgtagtttgtatctaagacggtgccgactgctagaataaactactaagggttatttcaaaacttaaagttgatggttttggtataacgggtattcaaatcggttacgcatacttgggggttttagagtgttgggacaataaggatattgactatattcagtttcaatgcgttgagtgtttgagaagctttgtatttctcgaacgtgtggggtttgcgtttatcgtttaggagcaaaatttttgttatggctcaagaaaatggaagaaattgaaataactacggaattatacatataagacttaaattccataaatattctttattgaatttgaaaaacattacaaggaagggaaaataactgaagggaaaaataaaactaaaggaaatagaaatgatatgactcccccagacttagttgatgcaatgtcctcagtgcataagaactactcctcattgttgcggttgcgagaactgctcgcgcctcttgtacgaacacggcgacgtctatcaggaggagagtcattcacacgaatgtcaagatcatgcaaatatgtagcaatttcagtgtattgactttcgttcctaatagcatagtcacggtgctcctgttgcatctctcggatgagcctaattgtttcagtttggtttgtctgcatagcttgaacgagttgatcttggcgttgaatagcagcatacatggcttcaagagtgataggcggagggttgtttggaggaggttggttgacatcagcttgcccttggttgagttcttcttcatttgcatccataggttcattaggatgttcttgttggttatcttgagggttgtcttcaataagcctccaacgttgaacataacggatgttgattctttcagggcatggaaggatgacataaggaataagaactttgttgacgaccaaagtgtatcggccatcatggcggggtgaaaccaagtgggagtcacggcagtaggtgagatcgagtgactgagcaggcttcatgagatgtgagagtgagaggagctcgtcaccaagacctaaagcacaggccaaggaagtaataatttcgccaagcaagaatggatttgtagcgggggcgttgactaaaccttggatgtgttggaacataaacggtgcggcattgaaacggatattattAAGCGCACAGtagaggaaaaataattcattttggtttaccttatggttgttagatctcgcaaaaatagtatgccccaaaacacgttgaaaataacgtatagcggggttttgaatgtgagaagcgtggagagctctccaaccggtaggattttctccagtgagattgaaccaaaattcaaaagcgagatcctcccaagatcgaccattgagttcttgaaagattgagcggtgagcaattggtgcatgattaaaatgcaaatatgaagctacgacatcttgatctagagcatattcacggttgaacatccgaaattggatgctaccggttgagagtggttgattagagggagtgtcgtagttgaaagaactcaaaaattctaagacgagcggctcataagtaggtacgggttcggtacaaagatggtggaggctagatttagtgagcagaCGGGTAACACCAccaatgagacccaaagtttctagacactcggtgttcacaaattttgtgggaacaaccgaacgttcgtagaaggcgacatattttgttcgttgagcatcattgtcatcatctcggaagataatatttgaaaggtcgggaggtgttCTCTCAggacgctcactacggatgattgaacgtggaggcatgatgagatttgaaaatgaaaaatagagatgatagtagaatggtagaaaagaaatggtatgaaggttgtgaagagtaagagtggtggtggtgtggttttatagtgaggtttgaaaatggtgtggttaatggaaaattaaaatggattaatggtggtgtttgaagtttgaatagaatagagaagtgggaaatgaatggagtttaagaggtgaatgatggaggatgaatgaggtttatggagtttaaatggaataaatagggggaGAATGAGGAAgagtgaattttgaaattcaaattcaaaattcaagagggaaagaaaaatggtctgcgtggtcaaatgcagactgctggccttgggagacgtgcgtctcaggcagtcagtctgctggggcagagcatggagacgtgcgtctcctgtcccctGATTCTTGTCAGCtggtcccacacagatggagacgggcgtctcctgttgcAGGCATgtgggtcacgcatgcaagtgaccagacagtgctgacagataccataaattgtccatcagttcagaacagtgtcgaattttaatactattaacagcaaaaagtgaTAACCAGGCAAgtatatatagcagtcaatagcagtgtaatataacacagtagcagtaatcaaaagaattttgcatttaatattaaacgagtactgagtgttaacagaagcagaaagtaaaatgcagaaaaatgaaaatctaaactaggaatagaaattactaaaactagaaataaaatctaatagtctaatacggtaatatctagccacgtctattgttgtgctcattagactgaatgtgtttgaaaacttcgtcgaactgagcatttacggtgttgataaaatcgaagaactgcatttgcaaagtgtgtagctcgttgcgcacgtgttggacatcttgttgtagtgcagtgatggcttgatcgtgcgtattcagattaggaattctttgattcaccgatgcggtagatgtagcgggttgttgttgctcgagctcgacatcagtcatatcaacagtgtagtcatcaacagaatcttcagaacgagtttcaggctcatactcagatataggttcatcaacaggaagaggttcgtaatcaggaatgggttcatcttcaggattaggttcatagtaaccaggaggagtgtcaggttcagattctgatacatgcatttcctcatcaaaatgttcataggcttgaggggtttcaggtgagggttctcttTCAGGAATCTGATCATAGAaaagccagttagcagggttgtgcacacttgtccTAGGACTCGGTAAAGTGAACTGATCCagaactttgttatcaatgagtaaatcaaactgatcaggtccaaggttaccgatgatacctcggttaaagcagaagtgaatgtccatagaattgtgggagccaagaggtgtcaatctaagcaaaggtactctcattcctatagcattagcaatcatagtgacaaatccgccgatcctaataggtgaaacttcgtcatgcgtgatgcgctcgaagtttgttagcatgaatgcgatggcattgaccgggcgattctgagaggtacaaaacatgatgaacaactcttctctagagacttcagtgacattatcgggtttaccaaaaatgtagtgagcaaggatcttatggaagtatctgaaggctgggttatggatgttctcagatcgaaattcattctcttcagggttgtcgttcccagtgatcttgccccagtatttttccaactcccagtaagcaagattgtcttcagctactttggtgtatgcatctgatccatgaggtagttctaacatttcagcaaaatctcggatgcagaaattaaactccataccaaagattctaaagagaataactccttttctcagcccttgtccacagtttggaagataggtcagggagctcaagaattccagagtgagcttccggtaagtgctaaacttgcggaacaagtgagaaccagtccaaccaatttggttaagcaggtgtaggatgctttcttcgataccaagtttcaccatatttggttggtgaggatagaaagtcaaatccatgtgtctttcagccagcttattaaatcttgcttcttgtcctctaccacggaacacaacttccatattatcaacttcttgcatcgtagttagtagttaaatgaaaaacctagaagttgaaaatattaagattaagttagaactaggctagtgttcatttttaaaaataaaattaaataaaataaatgaaataaaataacaagttataataataattataattataaaaaggaagtattttctcgaattaagatagcagctataattataataattattataagatgtatgaaaaaaataagaaaattaaaatttagaataattaaaaatagaataattgaatgaaaattaaaggttaaaaattaaaaataaaataaaataaaaataaaaagaataaatgtgggttgtctcccaccaagcgctttgtttaatgtcgtaagctcgacgattttaaaatagaaaactattttttcgaaagagcgggcagttcgtcaagtttaaaaactttgatgttttcatcgtattcgagatgatggtagtacttaagacgttgcccatttacgacaaaaggtttgacggtttctcctttgatttctatcgctccacttggaaatatgttagttatttcgaaagggccagaccatctagatcgtaacttaccaggaaataattttagtctagaattaaataagagtactttatcgcctatgctaaaatttttcctagatatacgcttgtcgtgccagtttttcgttcgctctttatagattttggcgttttcgtaagcgtcttgtctaagttcttctaattcgtttatgtccagAAGTCgcttctcaccagcggcagtgtagtttaggtttaagttcttaatagcccagtaggctttatgttctaactctaccggtaggtggcatgattttccataaacgagtttgaatggggtagttcctattggagttttgaaagctgttctataagcccataaagcttcatttagcttggttgaccaatctttcctagatatagcaacagttttctccaatatttgttttatttcgcggttagatacttctacttgaccgcttgtttgtggatggtatggtgtggctattcgatgattcactccatattttcgaaggagtttctcaagtattcttgaaatgaaatgggaaccaccatcgctaattaccaatcttggcacaccgaacctaggaaagatgacgtttttgaaaagtttgataactactcgtgtatcgtttgtaggagaagcaatagcttctatccattttgaaacgtaatcgacagctacgagtatatattgatttccaaacgatgacggaaacggtcccatgaagtctattccccagacgtcaaatatttctacttctagaatgcctttttgaggcatttcatcgcgtcttgaaatgtttccagttcgttggcacctatcacagcttagtacagcaaaataaacgtctttccacaggttgggccagaagagttCAGATTGAagaattttggcgcaggttctagatgtgctatggtgtcctccacacggtgcagaatggcagtgtgttattatgcttcttatctcttcctcgggtacacaacgtctaaagattccatcggggcctcttttgaacaggagtgggtcgtcccaatagtaatgttttaggtcatggaagaatttcttcttctgttggtaacttagatcaggaggaagcacaccagcagctaggtagtttacgaaatctgcataccaaggtgcgtcagatcgggctaaagctatttctgctaatttgttggtttcagagtttggacggtacggttcgaattcatttgcttctaattgggcgatgagtctttcataagggaaatcatcgtcaattggtacttgttcgggtttcagattttccaatcgagagaggtgatctgctacgacattttcagtgcccttcttatctttaatttccaggtcgaactcttgtagtaacaagatccatctcaaaagtcttggtttagcgtcctttttggttaggaggtacctaatggcggcgtggtcagtgtatatgattattttggctcctaccaggtaagaacggaatttgtctaatgcaaatacgacagctaataattctttttctgtcgtggtataattcatctgagcttcgtctagggttctactcgcataatatatgacatgtagtttcttatcctttctttgtcctagaacggctcctacagcataatcacttgcgtcacacattatttcgaaaggctcattccagtcgggaggttgcataattggcgcagagattaatgctcgtttaagcgtttgaaatgcttcagtgcatttatcggtgaaaataaattcggcgtctttcattagtagttcagttaagggtttggttattttagagaaatccttaatgaagcgtcggtaaaaaccagcgtgtcccagaaaacttcttatttctctaacggttttgggaggttgaaggttttcgttaatttcgatttttgctttatcaacttcgattcctctatcggatatgatgtgtccaagtacaattccttgtcgaaccatgaaatggcatttttcccaattaaggaccaggtttacgcttacgcatcgtttaagcaccatttcaaggttttctaaacatgtttcaaagcttcctccacagacagagaagtcgtccataaagacctccattattccatctaggaagtcggcaaatattgccatcatgcatctttggaaggtcgcgggtgcattgcagagcccaaaaaggcattcgtctataagcaaatgtaccataaggacaggtaaatgtggtcttctcttggtcgtcagggtggataggaatttggaaaaatccggagtatccatccagataacagaaatgcgagtgtttagctaggcgttcgagcatttgatctatgaaaggtaaagggaaatggtcttttcgggtagctttgtttagcttcctatagtcaatgcagattctccatccagtttgggtacgttgtgctacagattctccttttgcattagtgattacagtgactcctcctttctttggtacgacgtgaacagggctaacccatttactatcggatataggatatattattccagcttctagcagtttttggatttcctttttaaccacatcgctcataataggatttattcgcctttgatgttccctagaggttttactatcatcttcgagcataatgcggtgcatacacagagaagggcttatacctttcagatctgatatgttatatcctaaagcggtagggtattttcttaggacattaagtaatttttcagtctcggttcgtcctaagttggcgttcactataactggtcggtttagttcttcgtctagaaattcgtatctaagatcggtaggaagtgttttcagctctatagcaggctTCTTAGGTCCAAgtataggatcgggagttaaagctaagcattcactcaggcggttatcttgatattcctcacgccagttgtcatcttcaagaattggcggcataggaattcttaggatttcggtttccttatttggttcggattttatttccttgacacactcgtcgattatgtcagcagaacagcatgtgtcaattatagaaggtgcttttaggaattgggaaaggataaattctattttctcttctcctacttcgaaagtaagctttcctcgctttacatctataattgcaccagcggttgctaaaaatggtcttcctaatatgatcgggatgttagaatcttcttggatatccataatgatgaagtcagttgggatgtagaattgacctacacgaacagggatattctctaacattcctacagggtatttaactgaacggtcagctagttgaagagacattctcgttgctttaagctcacctagattgagtttcttacaggtcgaaagaggcatcaaactaacactagctcctaaatcgcacaaggctttctctatgatggtttttcctattacgcagggtatagagaaactaccagggtctttcagttttggaggcatgttattttggatgatagcgctacattcagcggtaagcgttatagtttcgttatcctcgagtttctttttgtttgataagatttcttttaagaacttagcgtacgaaggcatctcagttatggcttctgtgaacggtatggttatgtttaattgcttcagaagttctacaaatcttttaaattgcgcttcggtttttgatttagctaatctctgagggtaaggaattggtggcttataaggtggtggtggaacataaggtttctctttttcgggttccacttcgttattgttctcatcagtcttagcagtttgttcgtcagttgttttcttttgggtttcctttggctcttgttgtgacatgggtacgttttgggttctaggatctatgggtccatcgtaattcgttccacttcgtagtgttattgcgttcgcatgtcctttaggattgggttgaggttgagcaggaaacgtgccagcaggggcagcagtaggtgcttgttgttgagctacttgtgagatttgagtttctaacattttgttatgcgtagctaaagcatctactttgttcgatagttgttttagttgctcgctattgtggatgttttgattcaggaagtccttattggtttgttgttgggaagctatgaagttctccatcatgatttatagatttgacttcctaggggtgttttgagcagctacaggagctttttggtagccaggtggtacagcaggtgcttgtccaggcgcgtacaacgcattgttgttcttataagaaaagttcggatggtttttccatccagggttgtacgtgttagaataggggtttccttgagcatagtttacttgatcagatgggactccagtcaagagttggcattcagcaactacatgtccagtcaatccacaaatctcgcagttaggtgttacagcggcagcggtggctgaaggagtgatggttaagttctcgatcttttgagttaa contains:
- the LOC131606721 gene encoding uncharacterized protein LOC131606721, which codes for MPSYAKFLKEILSNKKKLEDNETITLTAECSAIIQNNMPPKLKDPGSFSIPCVIGKTIIEKALCDLGASVSLMPLSTCKKLNLGELKATRMSLQLADRSVKYPVGMLENIPVRVGQFYIPTDFIIMDIQEDSNIPIILGRPFLATAGAIIDVKRGKLTFEVGEEKIEFILSQFLKAPSIIDTCCSADIIDECV